The following coding sequences lie in one Cannabis sativa cultivar Pink pepper isolate KNU-18-1 chromosome 5, ASM2916894v1, whole genome shotgun sequence genomic window:
- the LOC115717075 gene encoding uncharacterized protein LOC115717075: MSAYDNVVVGKLKLKGKALDVKAGGMKKKKKHKKLLQDQNSVIKQDDLSTAGGGSGILEEDEINDSDGSNNNNKSSEEGKSGNSYDQNMTAAEKRYIEQRERIDNQRLAKTANKSHRDRIQDFNQYLANMSEHYDIPKVGPG; the protein is encoded by the exons ATGTCAGCATATGATAATGTGGTTGTTGGGAAGCTGAAGCTCAAGGGAAAGGCTCTCGATGTTAAGGCTGGCGgtatgaagaaaaagaagaaacatAAGAAGCTTCTTCAAGATCAAAACTCTGTAATCAAACAAGATGATCTTTCAACTGCTG GTGGTGGAAGTGGCATTCTTGAGGAGGATGAAATCAATGATAGCGAtggcagcaacaacaacaacaaatcgAGCGAAGAAGGAAAGAGTGGCAATTCTTATGATCAGAATATGACAGCTGCTGAGAAAAGATACATAGAACAAAGAGAGAGAATCGATAACCAGAGATTGGCGAAGACTGCTAACAAGTCTCACCGTGATAGGATTCAGGATTTCAATCAGTATCTTGCTAACATGAGTGAACATTATGACATCCCTAAAGTTGGTCCAGGTTAA
- the LOC133037708 gene encoding exocyst complex component SEC3A-like: protein MAKSSADDDELRRACEAAIEGTKQSILMSIRVVKGRGVWGKSGKLGRHMGKPRVLALSTKSKGQKTKAFLRVLKYSTGGVLEPAKLYKLKHLSKIEVISNDPTGCTFTLGFDNLRSQSVAPPQWTMRNIDDRNRLLLCILNICKDVLDRLPKVVGIDVVEMALWAKENKPTVTKNQRVVQQDGPVSTTVTEIDSKVTVEKELVSQIEEEDIVGEALLGTYVMGIGEAEAFSERLKRELHALEAANVHSILESEPLIDEVLQGLEVASNCVDDMDEWLGIFNVKLRHMREDIESIETRNNKLEMQSVNNKALIEELDKLLERLRVPSEYAACLTGGLFDEARMVQNVEACEWLAGALRGLEVPHLDPTYANMRAVKEKRAELEKLKATFVRRASEFLRNYFASLVDFMISDKSYFSQKGQLKRPDHADLRYKCRTYARLLQHLKSLDNNCLGPLRKAYCSSLNLLLRREAREFANELRASTKASRNPTVWLEASTGSSQNVNAADTSTVSEAYAKMLTIFIPLLVDESSFFAHFMCFEVPTLVPPGGVGNGNKSGNNDDGDDDDLGIMDIDENDGKTGKTSVELAALNESLQDLLDGIQEDFYAVVDWAYKIDPLRCISMHGITERYLSGQKADAAGFVRLLLGDLESRISLQFSRFVDEACHQIERNERNVRQMGVLSYIPRFATLATRMEQYIQGQSRDLVDQAYTKFVSIMFVTLEKIAQTDPKYADIILLENYAAFQNSLYDLANVVPTLAKFYHQASEAYEQACTRYISTIIYSQFERLFQFARRIEDLMYTITPEEIPFQLGLSKMDLRKMLKASLSGVDKSIALMYKKLQKYLTSEELLPSLWDKCKKEFLDKYESFAQLVAKIYPTENIPSVEEMRTLLASM, encoded by the coding sequence ATGGCGAAATCGAGCGCAGACGACGATGAGCTCAGGCGAGCTTGTGAGGCGGCAATCGAAGGCACGAAACAGAGTATCCTCATGTCGATCCGTGTCGTCAAAGGTCGAGGCGTCTGGGGTAAATCCGGCAAGCTTGGCCGTCACATGGGGAAACCTAGGGTTCTTGCGCTTTCCACAAAATCCAAAGGTCAGAAAACTAAAGCTTTTCTTCGAGTTTTAAAATATTCCACAGGGGGAGTACTTGAGCCTGCAAAATTGTATAAACTAAAACATCTTTCGAAGATTGAGGTCATATCAAATGATCCCACTGGGTGTACTTTCACGTTGGGATTTGATAATCTTAGAAGCCAGAGTGTTGCTCCACCTCAGTGGACAATGCGAAATATCGATGATAGGAATCGTCTTTTGTTGTGTATTCTTAACATTTGCAAAGATGTGTTAGATCGTCTTCCTAAAGTTGTTGGTATAGATGTTGTAGAAATGGCTCTTTGGGCTAAGGAAAATAAGCCTACTGTTACGAAAAATCAAAGGGTTGTACAACAAGATGGTCCTGTTTCAACAACAGTAACTGAAATTGATTCGAAAGTTACTGTGGAGAAAGAGCTTGTTTCTCAAATTGAAGAAGAGGATATTGTTGGGGAGGCTCTTTTGGGTACTTATGTTATGGGTATTGGTGAAGCAGAGGCCTTTTCTGAAAGGTTGAAGAGAGAGCTTCATGCTTTGGAAGCTGCAAATGTGCATTCCATTTTAGAAAGTGAACCTTTGATTGATGAGGTATTACAAGGGCTTGAGGTAGCTTCGAATTGTGTTGATGATATGGATGAATGGTTAGGAATCTTTAATGTGAAGCTTAGACACATGAGGGAAGATATTGAATCGATTGAAACTCGTAATAACAAGTTAGAGATGCAATCTGTAAATAATAAAGCTCTCATTGAGGAGTTAGATAAGCTTCTTGAGCGATTGCGTGTTCCTTCTGAGTATGCAGCTTGTTTAACAGGAGGTTTATTCGATGAGGCTCGTATGGTTCAGAATGTAGAAGCCTGTGAATGGTTGGCTGGTGCTTTACGCGGTCTTGAAGTACCTCATTTGGATCCTACCTATGCTAACATGAGAGCTGTCAAAGAAAAGCGAGCTGAACTTGAGAAATTGAAAGCTACATTTGTTAGGAGAGCTTCTGAGTTTCTGCGAAATTACTTTGCGAGTTTAGTTGATTTCATGATAAGTGACAAGAGTTACTTTTCACAGAAGGGACAATTGAAGAGACCTGATCATGCTGATTTGCGGTACAAATGCAGGACATATGCTAGGCTTTTACAACATTTGAAGAGTCTTGATAATAACTGCCTGGGGCCATTGAGGAAAGCATATTGTAGTTCCCTTAATTTGCTTCTTCGTCGAGAGGCTCGTGAATTTGCAAACGAGCTTCGTGCTAGCACAAAAGCGTCGAGAAATCCAACTGTCTGGCTTGAAGCTTCTACAGGATCCTCACAGAATGTTAATGCTGCAGATACTTCTACAGTGTCTGAAGCTTATGCTAAAATGCTGACGATTTTTATCCCGCTCCTTGTAGATGAGAGTTCCTTTTTCGCACACTTCATGTGCTTTGAAGTTCCTACACTTGTGCCTCCAGGAGGTGTTGGTAATGGTAATAAATCTGGGAACAATGATGATGGGGATGATGATGATTTGGGGATCATGGACATTGATGAAAATGATGGAAAAACCGGTAAAACGTCTGTGGAGTTAGCAGCACTGAATGAATCTCTTCAGGATTTGCTGGATGGGATCCAGGAAGACTTTTATGCTGTAGTAGATTGGGCTTACAAGATTGATCCTTTACGTTGCATATCAATGCATGGGATTACAGAGCGCTATCTCTCGGGGCAGAAAGCCGACGCAGCAGGTTTTGTGCGTTTGTTGCTCGGGGACTTGGAGTCGAGAATTTCCTTGCAGTTCAGTCGTTTTGTTGATGAAGCCTGTCACCAAATTGAGAGAAACGAACGCAATGTACGACAAATGGGTGTCTTATCCTATATTCCAAGATTTGCAACTCTTGCTACTCGGATGGAGCAGTACATTCAAGGACAATCCAGGGATTTGGTTGATCAAGCATACACAAAATTTGTAAGCATAATGTTTGTGACTTTAGAGAAAATTGCTCAAACAGATCCTAAATATGCTGATATCATTCTTTTAGAGAATTATGCTGCATTTCAGAATAGTTTGTATGATTTAGCCAATGTTGTGCCTACACTAGCCAAGTTCTATCACCAAGCAAGTGAAGCTTATGAGCAAGCTTGCACTCGTTATATCAGCACAATTATTTACAGTCAATTTGAAAGGCTTTTCCAGTTTGCACGAAGAATAGAAGATTTAATGTACACAATCACACCTGAAGAGATCCCTTTCCAGCTTGGTTTGTCGAAAATGGATCTTCGAAAGATGTTGAAAGCTAGTTTATCCGGGGTTGACAAGTCTATCGCTTTAATGTATAAGAAGTTGCAGAAGTACTTGACTTCAGAGGAACTTTTGCCTTCTTTATGGGATAAGTGTAAGAAGGAGTTTCTAGACAAATATGAAAGTTTTGCACAACTGGTTGCCAAGATTTATCCCACTGAGAACATCCCATCGGTTGAAGAAATGAGAACCCTTTTGGCTTCTATGTAA
- the LOC133038528 gene encoding uncharacterized protein LOC133038528: MVLCNPCLKESMILPEPNNTTIKGPYPKIGFEIDSINNDFKCVAIWLDGQDCTVEAYTVGSDSWRELNIYQDIIYSLIGTQLNDGICWRGVCYWFVWSYSYDACENILTFNMSDEEVELIALPSFDEPLVPDYLPHLSVWKDSVVMCWRFNGNILHISTMDGTKVVKVPLENCFRVLPFSKNDDILIKVWKDCRVEPQLVSCNLRRGMLRELVYVLELDRNIFAFLGCFYVKSLVSIRRGGEV, encoded by the coding sequence ATGGTGTTATGCAATCCTTGTTTGAAAGAATCCATGATTCTCCCAGAACCAAATAACACTACAATCAAAGGGCCTTATCCCAAGATAGGATTTGAAATTGATTCTATAAACAATGATTTCAAATGTGTTGCCATCTGGCTCGATGGACAAGATTGCACAGTTGAGGCATACACAGTTGGTTCTGATTCATGGAGAGAGCTCAACATTTATCAAGACATAATATACTCTCTTATTGGTACCCAACTTAATGATGGAATATGTTGGAGAGGTGTTTGTTATTGGTTTGTGTGGTCTTACTCTTATGATGCATGTGAAAACATTCTGACTTTTAATATGAGTGATGAGGAAGTTGAGCTCATAGCTTTGCCAAGTTTTGATGAACCTTTGGTTCCTGATTATTTGCCTCACCTGTCAGTATGGAAAGATTCAGTTGTAATGTGTTGGAGATTCAATGGCAACATTCTTCATATCTCCACCATGGATGGTACCAAAGTTGTTAAGGTACCATTAGAGAATTGTTTTCGAGTGTTACCATTTTCGAAAAATGATGATATTCTAATCAAAGTTTGGAAAGATTGTAGGGTTGAACCACAGTTGGTGTCTTGCAACCTTCGTAGAGGAATGTTAAGAGAACTTGTTTATGTTTTAGAACTAGATAGAAACATATTTGCTTTTTTGGGTTGTTTCTATGTCAAGAGTTTGGTTTCTATTAGGAGAGGAGGTGAAGTTTAA
- the LOC133037709 gene encoding calmodulin-interacting protein 111-like isoform X1, with protein MPSSKGKNKKQSKTPSRISAPDRNSSPQTPSSTLDFETNDDYLITILQEASIKYPNLIAKHAFIGRIADIEHNASPGSQIWLSHSSILASSFKADSKVSVSCPSNSKFSRSFPLSSLANKFGSDLADQCTGEAGNYFALATIRSSSKVAKNEIKLSSSLSNTMGNPSLGAIVFIYPVQSHIPECNELFLELVHPKNMVARNTNSGETPYDHMGNGVVGSPKTPRNQLKLSSSNIKQSSSSSTYKDSTTKLDNLKAVFDDSYDITKFLGDEHVRRILETRASTWLSSRCLLRGNLVTMPIISQLCSFRVVAARMLLDKDNFYITYKSDDLQDEASNTVKYSNDAFIVKCETKICFSLPSELAPKALERQITTIEFEPTIVKTDVGDRKSQLGGLSNEYAILKDIIVSSSANVLSSFGLRTTKGVLLHGPPGTGKSSLAQLCIRDAGVNLFSINGPEIVGQYYGESEQALHEVFESARQAAPAVVFIDELDAIAPARKDGGEELSQRMVATLLNLMDGVSRDEGILVIAATNRPDSIEAALRRPGRLDREIEIGVPSPKQRLDILLCLLSEMEHSLSDIQVQNLAISTHGFVGADLATLCNEAALVCLRRYANVVSTCDNVHGTSIHRDDSDNVAESDSLKDTRDMSRDYSYYASSSISFSRDDNIHDVGDGIKEECMLKVGFEDFMKAKMKVRPSAMREVILELPKVRWEDVGGQSEVKSQLMEAVEWPQKHKDAFIRIGIRPPSGILMFGPPGCSKTLMARAVASEAGLNFLAVKGPELFSKWVGESEKAVKTLFAKARANAPSIIFFDEIDGLAGVRGKDNDGVSVSDRVMSQLLVELDGLHQRLDVTVIAATNRPDKIDSALLRPGRFDRLLYVGLPNEIDREEIFRIHLRRSPCCSDVSFKDLAFLTEGFTGADISFICREAALKAMEENLDASEIKMQHLKDSIKQVQPTAIHSYQELSEQFQRLVVSRGEEEKEKKPSHEHSSRSNWLPESHDSNSFVCSLSAAWRLVRVVAMLVAGCCSIFLCIAGMCVLIREVTHTSIISKDQANTTQHKLVMRKKY; from the exons ATGCCTTCTTCAAAGGGGAAGAATAAGAAGCAATCCAAGACCCCATCAAGGATCTCAGCCCCTGATCGGAATTCATCTCCTCAAACACCTTCCTCAACTCTTGATTTTGAAACCAATGACGACTATCTCATCACCATTCTCCAAGAAGCTTCTATCAAATATCCTAATCTCATAGCAAAACACGCTTTCATTGGTAGGATCGCTGATATTGAACATAATGCTTCTCCAGGATCCCAAATTTGGCTTTCTCACTCCTCCATACTTGCCTCTTCATTCAAAGCAGACTCTAAAGTATCG GTGTCATGTCCTTCCAATAGTAAATTTTCACGCAGCTTTCCTCTTAGCTCCTTAGCAAATAAATTTGGTAGTGATTTAGCTGATCAATGTACTGGTGAAGCAGGAAACTATTTTGCTCTTGCAACTATTCGTTCATCCAGTAAG GTTGCAAAGAATGAAATCAAGCTATCTTCAAGCCTTTCAAACACAATGGGGAATCCTTCATTAGGAGCCATTGTATTTATATATCCTGTACAAAGTCATATACCCGAATGCAATGAATTATTTCTAGAGCTGGTGCACCCTAAGAATATGGTGGCAAGGAACACAAATTCTGGTGAAACACCTTATGATCATATGGGAAATGGAGTTGTTGGATCTCCTAAGACACCAAGGAACCAGTTAAAGTTGAGCTCTTCGAATATTAAGCAGTCGTCGTCCTCATCTACATATAAGGATTCTACAACAAAGTTAGATAACCTGAAGGCTGTGTTTGATGATTCATATGACATTACGAAGTTCTTAGGGGATGAACATGTTAGAAGGATTCTTGAAACACGTGCTAGTACTTGGTTGTCTTCTAGATGTTTACTTCGAGGAAATCTTGTGACCATGCCAATTATTTCACAACTATGTAGCTTCCGAGTAGTTGCTGCTAGAATGTTATTAGATAAGGATAACTTCTATATAACATATAAGAGTGATGATCTCCAAGATGAAGCTTCTAACACTGTCAAATATTCCAATGATGCCTTTATAGTGAAGTGTGAGACAAAAATATGCTTTTCTTTACCATCAGAACTGGCACCGAAAGCCCTTGAAAGACAAATTACTACAATAGAATTTGAACCTACAATTGTCAAAACTGATGTGGGAGATAGGAAGTCACAATTGGGTGGATTATCGAACGAATACGCAATTTTAAAGGATATCATTGTTTCCTCATCAGCAAACGTTCTATCTAG TTTTGGTTTACGAACTACAAAAGGAGTGCTTCTTCACGGTCCCCCGGGTACTGGAAAGTCTTCTTTGGCTCAACTTTGCATCCGTGATGCTGGTGTCAATCTCTTCTCTATTAATGGACCTGAGATTGTTGGTCAGTATTATGGAGAAAGCGAGCAAGCTTTGCATGAAGTTTTTGAGTCAGCCCGTCAAGCTGCACCAGCTGTG GTATTCATTGATGAGTTGGATGCCATAGCACCTGCGAGAAAAGATGGTGGAGAGGAACTCTCACAAAGAATGGTTGCTACGTTGTTGAATTTGATGGACGGGGTCAGTAGAGATGAAGGGATCCTTGTAATTGCTGCTACCAATAGGCCTGATAGTATCGAAGCTGCACTTAGACGGCCTGGAAGACTTGACAGAGAAATAGAGATAG GTGTTCCATCTCCAAAACAACGGTTGGATATCTTGCTTTGTCTTCTAAGTGAAATGGAGCATTCACTTTCAGATATCCAAGTTCAGAACCTTGCTATATCTACTCATGGTTTTGTAGGTGCTGATCTAGCTACCCTTTGCAATGAGGCAGCTTTGGTTTGCCTTAGACGCTATGCCAATGTAGTAAGCACCTGTGATAACGTGCATGGAACATCTATTCACCGTGATGATTCTGATAATGTAGCAGAATCCGATTCCTTAAAAGATACAAGGGACATGTCTAGGGATTACTCATATTATGCATCTTCATCTATTTCATTTTCAAGGGATGATAACATACATGATGTTGGTGATGGCATTAAAGAAGAATGTATGTTAAAAGTGGGTTTTGAAGATTTTATGAAGGCTAAAATGAAAGTTAGACCCAGTGCCATGAGAGAG GTAATACTTGAGCTTCCTAAGGTTCGGTGGGAAGATGTTGGAGGTCAAAGTGAGGTTAAGTCTCAATTAATGGAAGCTGTAGAGTGGCCTCAAAAGCACAAGGATGCTTTTATACGGATAGGGATTCGTCCACCATCAGGAATATTGATGTTTGGTCCTCCTGGATGCAGTAAAACTCTCATGGCACGTGCCGTAGCTTCTGAAGCAGGATTGAACTTTCTTGCTGTTAAAGGTCCAGAACTTTTTAGCAAGTGGGTTGGTGAATCTGAGAAGGCTGTGAAAACTCTGTTTGCGAAGGCGAGGGCCAATGCCCCATCCATCATTTTCTTTGATGAAATTGATGGTCTTGCTGGTGTTCGGGGAAAGGATAATGATGGGGTTTCGGTGTCAGATAGGGTTATGAGTCAACTCCTTGTAGAATTGGATG GTTTGCACCAAAGACTTGATGTTACTGTTATTGCTGCTACTAATAGGCCTGACAAGATTGACTCTGCCCTCCTCAGACCAG GACGTTTTGACCGGCTGCTATATGTGGGGCTTCCAAATGAGATTGACCGAGAAGAGATATTCCGCATCCATTTAAGAAGAAGTCCATGTTGTTCGGATGTGAGCTTTAAGGATCTTGCTTTTCTCACTGAAGGCTTTACTGGGGCTGACATATCATTTATCTGCAGGGAGGCTGCTTTAAAAGCTATGGAG GAGAATCTTGATGCTTCAGAAATTAAGATGCAACATTTGAAGGATTCTATTAAACAAGTGCAGCCAACAGCAATCCATTCTTATCAGGAGTTATCAGAACAGTTTCAACGGCTTGTTGTTTCTCGTggtgaggaagagaaagagaaaaaaccATCTCATGAACACTCGAGTAGATCAAATTGGCTTCCT GAGTCTCATGATAGCAATAGCTTTGTTTGTTCGTTGTCGGCTGCCTGGAGGCTTGTTCGGGTAGTTGCAATGTTGGTAGCAGGTTGTTGTTCTATCTTCCTATGTATAGCTGGAATGTGTGTTTTAATTAGGGAAGTTACACACACATCCATCATATCAAAGGATCAAGCCAATACAACACAACACAAGTTAGTGATGAGAAAGAAGTATTGA
- the LOC133037709 gene encoding calmodulin-interacting protein 111-like isoform X2 translates to MPSSKGKNKKQSKTPSRISAPDRNSSPQTPSSTLDFETNDDYLITILQEASIKYPNLIAKHAFIGRIADIEHNASPGSQIWLSHSSILASSFKADSKVSVSCPSNSKFSRSFPLSSLANKFGSDLADQCTGEAGNYFALATIRSSSKVAKNEIKLSSSLSNTMGNPSLGAIVFIYPVQSHIPECNELFLELVHPKNMVARNTNSGETPYDHMGNGVVGSPKTPRNQLKLSSSNIKQSSSSSTYKDSTTKLDNLKAVFDDSYDITKFLGDEHVRRILETRASTWLSSRCLLRGNLVTMPIISQLCSFRVVAARMLLDKDNFYITYKSDDLQDEASNTVKYSNDAFIVKCETKICFSLPSELAPKALERQITTIEFEPTIVKTDVGDRKSQLGGLSNEYAILKDIIVSSSANVLSSFGLRTTKGVLLHGPPGTGKSSLAQLCIRDAGVNLFSINGPEIVGQYYGESEQALHEVFESARQAAPAVVFIDELDAIAPARKDGGEELSQRMVATLLNLMDGVSRDEGILVIAATNRPDSIEAALRRPGRLDREIEIGVPSPKQRLDILLCLLSEMEHSLSDIQVQNLAISTHGFVGADLATLCNEAALVCLRRYANVVSTCDNVHGTSIHRDDSDNVAESDSLKDTRDMSRDYSYYASSSISFSRDDNIHDVGDGIKEECMLKVGFEDFMKAKMKVRPSAMREVILELPKVRWEDVGGQSEVKSQLMEAVEWPQKHKDAFIRIGIRPPSGILMFGPPGCSKTLMARAVASEAGLNFLAVKGPELFSKWVGESEKAVKTLFAKARANAPSIIFFDEIDGLAGVRGKDNDGVSVSDRVMSQLLVELDGLHQRLDVTVIAATNRPDKIDSALLRPGRFDRLLYVGLPNEIDREEIFRIHLRRSPCCSDVSFKDLAFLTEGFTGADISFICREAALKAMEENLDASEIKMQHLKDSIKQVQPTAIHSYQELSEQFQRLVVSRGEEEKEKKPSHEHSSRSNWLPVRSLMIAIALFVRCRLPGGLFG, encoded by the exons ATGCCTTCTTCAAAGGGGAAGAATAAGAAGCAATCCAAGACCCCATCAAGGATCTCAGCCCCTGATCGGAATTCATCTCCTCAAACACCTTCCTCAACTCTTGATTTTGAAACCAATGACGACTATCTCATCACCATTCTCCAAGAAGCTTCTATCAAATATCCTAATCTCATAGCAAAACACGCTTTCATTGGTAGGATCGCTGATATTGAACATAATGCTTCTCCAGGATCCCAAATTTGGCTTTCTCACTCCTCCATACTTGCCTCTTCATTCAAAGCAGACTCTAAAGTATCG GTGTCATGTCCTTCCAATAGTAAATTTTCACGCAGCTTTCCTCTTAGCTCCTTAGCAAATAAATTTGGTAGTGATTTAGCTGATCAATGTACTGGTGAAGCAGGAAACTATTTTGCTCTTGCAACTATTCGTTCATCCAGTAAG GTTGCAAAGAATGAAATCAAGCTATCTTCAAGCCTTTCAAACACAATGGGGAATCCTTCATTAGGAGCCATTGTATTTATATATCCTGTACAAAGTCATATACCCGAATGCAATGAATTATTTCTAGAGCTGGTGCACCCTAAGAATATGGTGGCAAGGAACACAAATTCTGGTGAAACACCTTATGATCATATGGGAAATGGAGTTGTTGGATCTCCTAAGACACCAAGGAACCAGTTAAAGTTGAGCTCTTCGAATATTAAGCAGTCGTCGTCCTCATCTACATATAAGGATTCTACAACAAAGTTAGATAACCTGAAGGCTGTGTTTGATGATTCATATGACATTACGAAGTTCTTAGGGGATGAACATGTTAGAAGGATTCTTGAAACACGTGCTAGTACTTGGTTGTCTTCTAGATGTTTACTTCGAGGAAATCTTGTGACCATGCCAATTATTTCACAACTATGTAGCTTCCGAGTAGTTGCTGCTAGAATGTTATTAGATAAGGATAACTTCTATATAACATATAAGAGTGATGATCTCCAAGATGAAGCTTCTAACACTGTCAAATATTCCAATGATGCCTTTATAGTGAAGTGTGAGACAAAAATATGCTTTTCTTTACCATCAGAACTGGCACCGAAAGCCCTTGAAAGACAAATTACTACAATAGAATTTGAACCTACAATTGTCAAAACTGATGTGGGAGATAGGAAGTCACAATTGGGTGGATTATCGAACGAATACGCAATTTTAAAGGATATCATTGTTTCCTCATCAGCAAACGTTCTATCTAG TTTTGGTTTACGAACTACAAAAGGAGTGCTTCTTCACGGTCCCCCGGGTACTGGAAAGTCTTCTTTGGCTCAACTTTGCATCCGTGATGCTGGTGTCAATCTCTTCTCTATTAATGGACCTGAGATTGTTGGTCAGTATTATGGAGAAAGCGAGCAAGCTTTGCATGAAGTTTTTGAGTCAGCCCGTCAAGCTGCACCAGCTGTG GTATTCATTGATGAGTTGGATGCCATAGCACCTGCGAGAAAAGATGGTGGAGAGGAACTCTCACAAAGAATGGTTGCTACGTTGTTGAATTTGATGGACGGGGTCAGTAGAGATGAAGGGATCCTTGTAATTGCTGCTACCAATAGGCCTGATAGTATCGAAGCTGCACTTAGACGGCCTGGAAGACTTGACAGAGAAATAGAGATAG GTGTTCCATCTCCAAAACAACGGTTGGATATCTTGCTTTGTCTTCTAAGTGAAATGGAGCATTCACTTTCAGATATCCAAGTTCAGAACCTTGCTATATCTACTCATGGTTTTGTAGGTGCTGATCTAGCTACCCTTTGCAATGAGGCAGCTTTGGTTTGCCTTAGACGCTATGCCAATGTAGTAAGCACCTGTGATAACGTGCATGGAACATCTATTCACCGTGATGATTCTGATAATGTAGCAGAATCCGATTCCTTAAAAGATACAAGGGACATGTCTAGGGATTACTCATATTATGCATCTTCATCTATTTCATTTTCAAGGGATGATAACATACATGATGTTGGTGATGGCATTAAAGAAGAATGTATGTTAAAAGTGGGTTTTGAAGATTTTATGAAGGCTAAAATGAAAGTTAGACCCAGTGCCATGAGAGAG GTAATACTTGAGCTTCCTAAGGTTCGGTGGGAAGATGTTGGAGGTCAAAGTGAGGTTAAGTCTCAATTAATGGAAGCTGTAGAGTGGCCTCAAAAGCACAAGGATGCTTTTATACGGATAGGGATTCGTCCACCATCAGGAATATTGATGTTTGGTCCTCCTGGATGCAGTAAAACTCTCATGGCACGTGCCGTAGCTTCTGAAGCAGGATTGAACTTTCTTGCTGTTAAAGGTCCAGAACTTTTTAGCAAGTGGGTTGGTGAATCTGAGAAGGCTGTGAAAACTCTGTTTGCGAAGGCGAGGGCCAATGCCCCATCCATCATTTTCTTTGATGAAATTGATGGTCTTGCTGGTGTTCGGGGAAAGGATAATGATGGGGTTTCGGTGTCAGATAGGGTTATGAGTCAACTCCTTGTAGAATTGGATG GTTTGCACCAAAGACTTGATGTTACTGTTATTGCTGCTACTAATAGGCCTGACAAGATTGACTCTGCCCTCCTCAGACCAG GACGTTTTGACCGGCTGCTATATGTGGGGCTTCCAAATGAGATTGACCGAGAAGAGATATTCCGCATCCATTTAAGAAGAAGTCCATGTTGTTCGGATGTGAGCTTTAAGGATCTTGCTTTTCTCACTGAAGGCTTTACTGGGGCTGACATATCATTTATCTGCAGGGAGGCTGCTTTAAAAGCTATGGAG GAGAATCTTGATGCTTCAGAAATTAAGATGCAACATTTGAAGGATTCTATTAAACAAGTGCAGCCAACAGCAATCCATTCTTATCAGGAGTTATCAGAACAGTTTCAACGGCTTGTTGTTTCTCGTggtgaggaagagaaagagaaaaaaccATCTCATGAACACTCGAGTAGATCAAATTGGCTTCCTGTGCG GAGTCTCATGATAGCAATAGCTTTGTTTGTTCGTTGTCGGCTGCCTGGAGGCTTGTTCGGGTAG